agagtTATAAGAAGTTGCAGAAGCTATAAAGAATTGAGAAGGAACGATTCCCAGTCAAAAGTAATCCATTAAGAACTGTTGAAAGCAGACCACCTACACACCATTTCtgacaaagagggaaaaaaagatttttttttcagtgttgtaaTAGTTCAAGAAAGAGTATTAGAAGCAAAAGATCTATCTGACTGTGATAgttgcagagatttttttgaaaactgtttgtCCTGAATTATAGGCGATAGAGCATATTAGGCTTTGCATATACTTTTCAATGGCCTTAGATACATAAGAAATCGCCCTTTAATGAACGGTGCTGTGAGTACCATGGTGCTACTGCAAGCCAGTCAAATAAAGCTTGCTGGAGTGGAGAACAGGCCAATGGAAAGCTACTAATAAAAGAACTGTGTTAACCTTGATGCTTTTCCACAAGATACTAGATGAAGTCATTTTACTCCTGCACCCAAAATACACcttataaaaccagaaagaaacaaaaacctgcCTAAGAGGTATTACTGTTCCTCTCAACAAGTCAAATACGTAACCTAGGCTTCTTAGTTACAGAAGGAGAACATGAGGGGTAATTTAGAAAGGGGCCAAATTCTTCCAGTTATAATCTTCTGGCAGCTTTAGCTATAACCAGCAGACCTGACAAAACAGAGATGCATTGGACTGTAAGCCTGGCAGGGATGAGCACAACCTGTAAACACCATCTGCAAGCTGTCCAAACCATTGGTATTGCAGAATATGGCCCTGGTTCTGCACTGAAACAGAATCTCTTGTTTCATCCTCATAAAATAGGCAACactaaataatttctgaatgtaataaatacagtacaaataaaaccagcacCTGGCACTTCCCTGGATAAATGAAAGAATTTAGCATACAGCATTATGGTGGTATTTTCATGACACTGTTTCAGGCAAACAAAGCAGCATAACTTGCAGCTTGCCCAGAAAATAAATGGCAGGGCTGCCAAGAAATGGTTACGATTGCTAGCAGTACAAATTacagacaaattattttctgtgagtTCCTAGATTATGGTTGTTAAAATATGAGTTTGATTTAATGTTATATTCATGTTATAAAGGCAATTTGATTCAGGGTGCAGGTGGGAGAAAATGTTGGCTCATCACTTCAGAATTGTCTGCCAGGCCAAGCTAGAAAGCAAATTTTGCGAAGCATTTGTATGCTAATGCACACTGAAATTCTTGCACCAATCTTCTTGACCTTCAGCTCCCAAATTTATGCCATATGCTTGATTGTGGGTTTGAGGTCTGTTGCTACACTGATGACTTGGAAGCATTACTATTCAGTGCTGTGATTCACTATTTCAGCGCTGGTTGTATGCCCCAGTTCATGTGCCACCTTATTCTGTCAAAATAAACAGATCTTTGGCAATAGCTGTGTGCACTGTGTGGTGTGATAGATCATCTTCACAGTGTGTTTTTCAACAGTCAGGCAATATCATGATGTTATATATTTAAGTATGTTTATAAGTTTAGAAGAAGATTCTACCAGTCTTACAGATGTCAAGGATAAGTCACACTGACATGGCTGGATAAGAAAACCTCTGACACTCAGTGACAATTAATCTTCTTCGTACATTAGAtggttttgtgtttcctttggGATACTCTGAGCTGTGTTTTGAGGTGTAGACTTTCTGCTCAGTGTAGCTATTTGTATACAAATGCATCCACATATGTTTTTCAGCCATAAGGCTGGTATGTGCTGTTGATAGATCTTGGCAGCTGAGTATACAGGTCATAGAATATGTGTGTGTCAGACCTATCAGAAGAAGTAACCCATGTGCAGGTGACAAAGAAATGAGCTGTGAACAAGAAAATTCACCCTACTTGGTTTTTTTATGCAAAATTGATGTACTTGAAATATGTAgctacatatatataatatacatgGGTATAGTGGGTATATATATGGGTATGTATGAGGCcataaaaagaagtattttccaAAACCAGGTCATTTAAGcgcttgctggcagggcaggatttttttcaccGCTTTGCAACACAGATGCCTCTATCTGAGCTGCTTGACTTAAGCTCCCTTTATTGTCAATGGAGATTCAGTCAGTGTAGAACGTATGGCAAGATTAATCTCATCTTAAAAAAGTCACCTCAAACAGGCTGGATCAGTTTGGTGCTAGAAATGCCTGTTTCTCTTAATTGACTAAAAAGGGAGTCTCCAGCGATGAGCTCAGTTGTGTCTAAAATTAGACAGGAGGAACCCCAACCATATTGCTGACTTTGCTGCAGATTGCTGACTAAAATCTTCCATACACAATACAAATTTTAGGTCTAATTTTCTGCCATGCTGCCTGTTGAAGAGTTATTTGTGCATGTGTAAGATGAGGCTAACTCACTactaattttaaacagaagttttaACTGCTTgggctcttttttttattaaaaaaaaatctcattcgATGCGCTCAATTCCTGTGAAAGGTGAAAGGCACTATACAGAACTGGACCCACTGGCTCTCATTTTGGGACTTCAGCTGTGAAGTAATTATTTAACAGGTAATTAGCAGTGATTCCTGACCAGTTTCTTATGCTTTGCCAGTTCCTAGCCATCGGTGCTATGTTGGCAATGGCACGGAGTACAGAGGTACAGCAAAGACGACCATTTCTGGACACAGCTGCTTGCCTTGGGATTCAGACTTGCTTTACGAAGAGCTTCATGTCAACAGCACCGAGAAAGCAGTACAGCTTGGCTTGGGGCCCTTCTCTTACTGCAGGTGGGGGAAGTTCTCATTTGCCCTGTATTTGTAGATACAGAGATGTACTGTGAAAGGAGAAAGGTCAGGAATCTCAAAGCAAGTTGTCTAGGAAAAGCTAAACTGACTTAACAGACTGACCCAAGGGTTGTTAAGTGTACGGAAGACCAGATCTGGTAGATAGGCTAGATCTAAAGCTGGGTCTGCTGGAAGAaactcagaaacaaaataattttggaaattccaggtccttttttttcctggggttttattattttcaaatgagaacATATTGCAAaacttttgaaattattcataaattcaaaaggagaaagaaatgcagtaGCCAAATTGAAATGgttaactttttatttctaactCTTAAATTGTGAAATACAtaacataaaggaaaatattttcaaaaatggaaagttatttgaaaatcaaaaaTCAAAGCACTAGATTTCAGTGATGTGGAAATAACAtgtcatatttcttttctggatttcttccaaagcaaaacTATTGCCAAATCAGATTCAactgtttcagttttgattGAACCacatatcacagaatcacagaatggtcagggttggaaggcacctctggagatcatttaTTCCAACCCCCtgataaagcaggttctcctacaGCAGCTTGCACAGGATGGCATCcgggtgggttttgaatgtctccagagcaggggactccacagcctctctgggcagcctgttccagtgctctgtcaccctcaaaggaaagaagttcttcctcatattcagaagaaacttcttctgtttcagtttgtacCCATTGTCCCCTttcctgtcgctgggcaccactgagaagagcctggccccagcctcctgacacttgcccttaaggtatttgtagacattgacaagatcccctctcagtcttctctcccccaggctaaacagccccagctccctcagccttccctcatcagggagatgctccagtcccctcatcatctttgtagcctctgctggaccctctccagtagttccctgtcccttctgaactgggaagcccagcactggacacagcactgcaggtgcggcctcaccagggcagagcagagggggaggatcacctcccttcaCCTGATGGCTGCggtcctcctaatgccccccaggatcccattggccttgctggccaccagggcacactgctgggccgtgggcaacttgctgtttgctaggactcccaggtccttctccacagagctgccttccagcaggtcagccccaaCCTGTGCTGGTGCACGCGGTTGTCCCTCTCCAGGCAGGACCTTACACtggcctttgctgaacttcattaGATTCCTCTCCATATATTGATAAACTACATTTCTGCTGAAGTTTTCTGTTCAGCAATAGCAAAAGTAGCTTGTGGCATATAGGTTTGTGCTTTCTCCTCAGTCACTTTATGTTCCCCCTGTCTCTGAGGTCTCCATGAGATCAATGAATATCCAcaattaaaggaaatgtttccatttaGAGAGAATCCTGGAGATGAACAAATGCTTGAAGCAGCAAACGTTAGATAGTTCTCCATAAATTACTGGTTAATGCCTaggtttgtttggtggtggttggttttgttggttttttttttgttttggtttgggttttttttgtgtgtgtgtgtatgtgttttattttttttcatgaaagttAGACCAGTATTTCAGGAAAATCAGAATATTATTCCTAATTTGTTTGATGTTAAAAAGCATGCGTGCATGTTGAAAGTATCTTCTGTATCTAACACAAACTAATAATAAGCAGTTGCTACACCCTCCCTTAACCCAGATCAACTTGCTTTCCAAGGCTTAATTCTGATTCAAGCACTTAGATATGAGATTAATGGTGTTCCCGCACAGTATGGCAATTTATCGGGCACATATTCTATGCTTTGGTAAAACCGGATCCCTTCCATTTGCATCATTTAAGCACAATATTCACTTGCAgatttgaaatgcaaagaacaaaatggTGTAGGAGCTGATGTGTTCGTGTTCTGCACAGCTGAGAAAAgagcttttcacttttttgtcAGCTTGTTACAATTTCTGGGGATATCTCTGCTACACTATATAATCCCGCAGATATCTTCTTCCTTAAATAGTCTAATTTAGAAACACTGTTGGCAGAAGATGAGTCAATCTGTGTTGCTTCTTCAGTTCTGAGAATTTGAGAGTGCTTTAACCTTTTCCTGAAGAGCAGTCagatcaaaaaaaacccaaccatttAAGGACCTTACAATAACAGCGAGTGCTTCTGATAAATCCAACTGAAATTAGAATTACTGTTTATCTGGATCCCTGAATTACCTTGTCTGTTTTTCTTGGCCTACTGCAGATCTTTCTGGGTCTTCAAAGTTCCCCTGTATTATTGGAGGAATAAACCGGGCAAATTTCTGGTTGCTTTTAAGGCATTGATTAAGACATTTAGATTGTACTATGGAGAAACCTTAATGGAATCAAACCAAAATCTGTTTAACACCAAGGTAACAAAGCGCTAAACTGTCTCTGatattccccaccccccaccccccccttcttttgaggaatgcagtattttttattctttttttttacatagtctttcatttcttcagacTCTCCAGGGAATATGAACGTGAGCTTCACAAATTCATTTTTGCTAGTTATTCTTGTTACAGATTTTCTGTGAAACTACCTGTGTTGGAATTtcctcactggaaaaaaaaaagaaatctaaaaaagAATCTATCCCATGGGATTTGGTCCTGAAAATAGCTGAGCTGATATCTGTTAAAGCACTTCAGTGTGGGCTGTATTTAAACCATGTGAACATGCATCCCAATACTTGTAGGCAAATTTTACAGGTGTTTAGTCATGTGTCTGTATTTCAGGTCCTAGAGAACCTTAGACTTGGTTAGCTTTAAGCATGAAGAATTCTACTGAAGGGCTGCTCACCCATTTAGGGGTTAGCAGGTGCTTCAGCACTTTGTCAGATGGCTCAAAACCTGGTAGTCCTGTCAGTCCTCTGTATggggcaaaaggaaaaagcagaaaacctctGGGAAGCTTGGAACAACATTGTGGTTAATGCTTGTAATTCCTCTCCCCTGAATTAATTAGAAATCCAGATGATGATGAGAAACCATGGTGTTACATCATGAAGGACAACAGTTTGTCTTGGGAGTATTGTGACATTCCATCTTGTGGTATGTAAAGGCCCTCTTAAAATCCATGTTatgaatgatttatttttagaaagatttaTTGATACAAGAACAAGCTTTCACTGTATAATTTTGAATGTTCTGCTCTTCCCAAGAATGttgaatattttactgtttgcaGTAAATCAAATGACAACAACAGGCTTCTTGTGCATTTTTGGAGTTGTGATACAATCTGAGATTTTTGTCCTGAAATAACAGCAGTGTCACACTACTGCTTTCAGTCACAATCATCCCAATATCATCGAATTTTCTGCTAGAACATGTAAGATGTCAGAAATGATTGATGCTTTGGTACATATTGTCATCACTCAGGGAATTATGGGCCCAGGGAAGTGAATGGGACTCTGTGAGCAAATAGAGGACTGGATCCTGAAGATGTACGAGACATGGTATTTAATTCCAGAAACTAAAGATTCTGCTCTTCCcctaaattaatatttaactgTTGTTAATGTTGAAGCTGACCTTTAGAACAGAGTTGTAATCTGAAAAGTCAGTTTATAAAGTGgtccttttatttcctttttatggTTCTAATGCATTTGATAGATGATCTTAACACAAACATCCTAGTCCTTGCTATTGCAATGGCAAAGCTCAGTCCAGAACCCAAAAATGAAGATGTGCTGTATCATGCATTCTGTTGTGTCTCCTCTGGTAGTGAAGGTTATATTTCTACTGGTAAATGAAACAGTGTCCGGCAGCGTTCACAGGTGCATTCATTTAACACTAGTACACGTGTAGCCAGTGTTGGGAATAGGCATAGCTTTCTGTCTTGCAAGTCTCCTGAGGAAATGAAcgaaattaaattttatgtgAATGTTTAATGATAATTTAacaaacctttctttttaaagactcTTGTAGAAGTCCCAGCCCTTAGAAATCACAAGGATTTATAGTCTGATGCCATATCCCTTTATATCTCagcaagcagggaaaggaggcCACCAGTTCCAGACAACGTAGATAGCTATGCCGTTACCAGAAGACCGTGTGGgagaagacacaaaaaaagaagttttgtgAGACCTAGGATTATTGGGGGATCTTCATCTCTGCCTGGATCTCATCCCTGGACAGCAGCTATATATATTGGAGAGAGTTTCTGTGGTGGAAGCCTTATTCAGACTTGCTGGGTTGTGTCAGCAGCACACTGCTTTGCTAACAGGTAAACTCACCTGTTAGTATGACAGTAGATCCTCTCCTCTTCATAGTCACCATCTGCCCGTGACTCACAACAAACCTGAACTGAAACAAGTGAGAAAGCAGATGAGACTGTAAAAGACCAAGGTTTCAGAAGGAGTTCCTGGTGACTTGAACACCATTCATACCTAACAAATAGCTTGGAATCCTGTTATCTCATAAGCCCTTATCTTGTTCCTTAAGCAGTCTCAAAGAAGATAAATAACCCAACGGAGGGAATAAGGTATGGCAGAGCAGGACATAGAACCGGAGCTTGTTTGTGCAGGCATCTGCAGGGGGATATAagcacttctctttttctcagttaCCTTTTTGAATGTTTATGCCTGCTTTGAGATACAACAAAGATGACTATACtcactgctttgttttcttcaaaaaagcTGAGTCAGCCAAGACAATAAATTACTTTTGGTTGACAAAAATAGAGTGGCTGAGCTTCACAAAAAGCCATAGGGAAGAACTGAACTGTTAAATTTTTGAGGCTGACTTCCTTGAGAGgtgttttggagtttttttgagtttttttttgtttcctgtgggacactgaagaaaatgttgaCTATAAGATGCTCTTCTAAATATTTCCGATTTTACAAACGCTTTACACAAAAGTGTGCGAATACACTTTCTCTGATTTCAGTTAGATCACATCGATGGGAAAAATATTACATCATTTCATACCCATTGTTCCTTTGCTTAGTAAAGAAGCCAAGAGAAATAGAAAACCTCCTGCCAGAATACATACACTGGTAGCTTGCAGAGCTAATAATACCATTGTGAATGCTGTACTGAAGCATTTGGAGCTTGAGCCacaatgcatttgtttttcaaatgttgtGAAATAGCTACTAACTTTGGCAGCTATTCAGGACATTTCCACCCACTTCCAGCTGGTGGTTTGGTACATACAGATTTTTCATAATTGCTGCATTGTAATTTGCACACTTCCATATGTTTTGTACCTCTGTTAGCCACAATTTCAACTGTTTTCCGCTAGGCGACAATAGATACCTGTGCAGTTAACttatttcccccccaccccttttctGTAACCcctcctgttttatttcttttcctgaatgaACCATCTGTAAGTCACAGTAGAACCATTCAGTGCCTAAAATCTAAATACAGTTCTGAGAAGCAAACTTTCACTCTGTTTTACAGGCcccaaatctgatttttaaggGGGTCGGTTTACTACTGGCCTTACATATTCATCATAGAATATTTTACtgacttctgttttccagtcacaaaaaaaaaaaaaaagtttgcactTTCCTGTGTTAATTATAAGCATAGTTATTGTTGCTGGGTAGCTGCTGGCTCTCTGCACTGCAATTAGCCAGAATCTCTCTCCTCTAAGTACATTACTGTCGATCATTGCTTCATGCTCAGTACTGGAGGAGACTCCACAGTGTTTTTATATCTGATGGGCACTACTGATGTGCAGAAATACAACTAGGGAAACTATAATGATGTTAACTGCTCTGCATCTGTGCATGATGTGTGACAGCAGACATTTTCTATTCCTGCACTGAATAACAAAACCATATGAGTGCTCAAATGTTGAAGACACTTGTGAACTAAATTCATTGTAGACTTATGAACATACAGAtcaatttggttttaaaattctgttcctTTCAAAGCTAGAGATTTTACTCTTTCCAGACATTTCCTGATTATTCCCAAGTGTCCCTTTCTTCCCAACTGTTGTACTGGTTCTTATTAGTTGTCTGTTCAAGGACATTGGATATAAAAGGACTGTGgtctttttaaagtaaacaatCAATGCCTGAAAAAGGTGGTGTGAATTACAAAAACTGTATTCTCCTCtgagtgtttttttctctattagATCAGTGTGCTGTTGGAACCTTCCTCCACCAAGCTGCTTTTGACTGTAGACAACAGATTTAACATAGATCAATCTAACCTCTGAGCAGAAGAGGTGATAGCTCTTAGGTGGAAGCTGCCCAGATGTTCCTAAGTTGTCAGTTTGCCAGCACCTGTAAAATTGTACCCATGcctgtaatatttttaagagcCTGGCTTCACAGAGAAATGAGATATCCACCATTGACTCATCTTTTGgtccttcatttctttcctcagtAATTTTTGTAGTCATTGGCAGTCTGGTCAACGTTGACTCAGTTAAGTTTCTAGAACAAGAAGTGCTTACAGCCCCTGAAGATTCTTGTTAGCTagacagcagctgggcagctgtgcctgtgcttgcctttttcttctgtcaatGAACAGCAGCCTTTAATTAGCCTAATCAGGACCCACAGAGCCTGGGACTCACTGTAACATTAGCCATCTTTTTCCTGGCCCCCAGTAGGTAGGAACCCTGGGAAACAGGTCAAGGTATTATTGGAAGGTAAATAATGGACGTGATGGGGGGCTGAGGTTACAACAGTTCAGGGAATACACAGGCACTGGAAATTAGGCTTCATTTGTCCTGCTAGTAACAGAATTGCTTGTTCTCTCTTGTATTGCAGTCCACTAAAATCTACTATTACAGTAGTTTTGGGTCAGcatatatttaataaaacaacTGATGTAACACAAACATTTGAAATAGAGAAATACATCTTGCATCCTCAATATTCTGTGTTCAACCCTACCGAACATGATATTGGTgagtatttttgttcttttattttctgtttacgCAACTTAGTTTCAAGTTTAGTTGCTCTGTCAAAAACTGCCTTCATAGTGGAAAAATCGTAGATATTAGGAGAGGCTTTCAAATGCAGAGGATTCTGTTTTACTGGAGTTATAACAGCATCTGAAAGCTAGACAAATTCAGATGAGAAATAAAttgcaaatttaaaataattatgataaTTAGCCTTTGGAGCAATTTACCTAGAAGTATGGCAGATTCATCATCACTTCAAGTCTTTGTGCAATtaggtattttttaaactgaaccAGAAACTGTGGGCTTGATGCAGGAATTGCTTGGTAAAATTCTATTGTCTGTATTGTATAGAGGATCTGACTAGATTAATATAATAACCCCATCTGCTCTAAAAATCCATGTTACTAAGAATCATTTTTCACGCTGagacagatttaaaaatcagctgtctTATCAGTCAAAAGTTAAATGCCCTTCTGATTGACCTTCTATTAGAATGACAATGGAACAGCAACTCACTTCATATTTTCTGATCCACTCTTGCAGAAGGTGGCACATCCCCCAGGGTATCACGCTGTGTGAGCACTTTGTCTATGAGACTATTTAACAGCCTGGTATCAGGGATATTTCAGGTCAGGCATGTTCTGGCTTTTTAGCTCCCAGATGGTGAATATTTTCCACTTTGTAGCAAAAAGCATTCAGATTCTGTGTTGGTAGGATGTCACAGCATACTGGGAGACAAGCTGGATTTGGGGTATTACTTTGCTCTGAAATATTCTGGTGTAAACCACTGTTGGCACTTTGAGATCTCCTAACTTTTTTAATTACTCTGAAATTCAGCGTGCCTTGCTGACGTGCAGTGTCCAAATCTAGGGTCAGGTGAACTAGGGGTGCCTAAGACGAGCCCaactgcaaaaacaaacaaaaaggtagAAATGGGGGAAAGATATGGGGACGTGTTCTGCCCTGTCAGTGGTTTCTACTGAAGCAGCAGAAGTGTTATTTCctgctgaaaatgcttttctaaaggAAACAAACTACCATATGAACATTTTCTGGGAAGTTTGGGGGattcagaaaaaggcaaaattggtggggaagaggaagaaggcaaAGAAGAGCAAGCTGCTGAGTGTTGAAGTGGTTTGTGTAGGCTTCTCAGCCTGTGAGATACTATTCACATGTTCCACAAAGGCCAAAAATTATAGTTGGTAGATAAAAAAGACTATTCAGTGGGATCTCTTACTTTCTACACAGCTGTGCTCAGAAAACCTGGAGCTTCTAAAAGCTGTGATGTGAAGCTTTAATAGATGTGTTCACATCACATCAGCTCTGTCTTTGAGCAGTGTGCCCAAACCCAACATGCTGCCCTTGTTACTCCAAGTGCAAAGTCCCCTCTGTTGCTCTACAGCCAAACACAGGGGGTTTGCTATAGGGGAACCAACATTTCTTCTACTTTTGACATCTTTTTTCAGTACCAAGCTTATGATACTACACAGCTCTGTATTTACACTGTTTTCAGCCCCATGAGGGGGTAGTAAAGGTTGTGTAATTCTTTGTAGCTTTCAGAAGCTTGGTTTTGAAATATCCcgttttgggggtttttattcCTTAATTTTCAAGATCCTGAATTTTGCTGAACTCAGTGATGAGAGAACACAAAATACACCAACACTtgcagtaattaattttttaaatcaaattggAATTAGGCAGCTGGCCAGAATTTCAGAAGCAGTGAGCACTTGCACATCCCACTTATTACAGCTGAAAGTTGTGGATATGTCACTGTTATTTAACTTTAAGGTGGGAGGAGACATATGTATTTTCTACCTCCCTCCTTCTCTACAGAGGCAGTGAAGCAAAATCTGCTCAGTGAGTgcagcataaaataaatattcccaCAAGGGGTGTAGCTGACTGTTTCAGCCTTCAATTTGCTGTGAAATCAGGTACTGTTGAGATGAGTCTGTCTGTCTTTGATTGAAATAACTTAATTAAGAGAGGCTTAGGGGATAATTAAAGTTGTATCTGAGACCCATTGCTGCCAATCCCATCAAAGAAAGGGAGCAGTTGCTTTATTCctcctgtattttctttctgcagctttgaTTAAGCTGAAGAAGAATGGCCAACGTTGTGCAGTCAAGTCCCAGTTTGTTCAGCCCATCTGCTTGCCAGAAAGTGACACTGTTTTCCCTGATCAGTTCAAATGTCAGATTTCTGGATGGGGACACAAGCATGAAAGTGAGTAAAATGAGAGTTGgtgtctgcagaaaaaaaaatgatgatgaCTAAAACATAATGTTCATGTATATGTTATACAACTGATAATTTGGTAAAACATTTTCCAAGGGACTTCTGGTGGCATTCTTTTTACCTGCCTTTAGATGTGTACAACATGTACAACTGAAATAGTCATCCTGAACGTCCTTTATAGTCCTTGGAATGTGGAGTGTGGTTCCCTTGACCAAATGTGTGTGTCTATTTTAGGCTGAGATGAGCTATGAGCTAGCTAGGTCTCTGTGGACTGGGAGGGGAGCAAGTAGCTTAGTTATAGGTGCCAACAACTTAACACTTAGTCGAGTGAATCCCACCCCTGATTTCTCAAGGTAGATATCAACgactgcaaaacaaacacaatcAACTTACTAATCTGTGATGGAGGAGATAGATCTTTACCTTCGCCAGCAAGAAACTTTGGAATCATCTACAGGAGACAGACTTTTAGCTAAGAAATGTTTACATCCAGCTTGAGAAACGTGGAAAATCCATCCCATCCTTTCAGATGAGGATTTTCAGGATTATGAGGATTGGCTATGCTTTGATGTGGAGACAGCAGAGACCTATGTAGATAGATGAACAGGATGGGGGAGCTGGCTGTCTCATTTCAGTAAGAGATTCAGTATGAGCAAACCTTGTCCTGGTCTAAATGTGTAGTCTAAAGGCAAAAAGAGGTAATGGAGCTTTTGATAAGTTGATGATTTAATATCGCATCTGGAAAAAGGAGAGGACAGGAGTGTGGGGGGACTGTTCCTGAACCTCTAGGAAAGGAGAGAACCCAAAGTGGCTCAATGTCTGGACATGGCACACTGTTATTTTAAAGGGCATGGAGTCTGACTGGAAGTTATCTGATcactagaaaaaatattgttttttaaagagatcCACAACACTAATGTGACTGAGAGGTGttaaatatgtttatatgtaGTATTGTGCATTGTGTTTCCATGTTATGCTCTTTGCATTCTAAAAAAACTACTttcttctgtgcattttttttaaagacatatcTGGTTATTCAAATGTCCTGCAAGAAGCACTGATTCCAATTATTCCTGAGGAGAAGTGCAGAAGCCCTGAAATTTATGGAacagaaatcactgaaaatatgtTCTGTGCTGGCTACTTCGATAGCAAATCTGATGCTTGTCAGGTAATGTTGTGAGTCATCTCTAGGCAAAGAATCTAACTGTATATTATTGCCAGGAATGTTACAGTGTTGCAGTGCTTACTTTTGACATTACAGTGttcctaaagaaaagaaacattctttaaaaaaa
This genomic interval from Falco peregrinus isolate bFalPer1 chromosome 2, bFalPer1.pri, whole genome shotgun sequence contains the following:
- the HGFAC gene encoding hepatocyte growth factor activator isoform X1 — translated: MKVCAPFTLVLALTLSSDCAGMHYKSVAGRGSKHEFAHPQVFTEDGILCKFPFRYGGRFYHSCLSNLFSRKKWCSTTHNYDRDRRWGHCTSLPKDHSDHCANNPCQNGGTCSLSHSHRMYHCTCPEEFTGKDCQMKKCFDNSLYEFFDVGMSWSRVQQGAVEQCMCVDGQIECRSVEHKGCVYDPCMNGGECKMVTFSGKTVCDCKGNYAGKYCNIVPSHRCYVGNGTEYRGTAKTTISGHSCLPWDSDLLYEELHVNSTEKAVQLGLGPFSYCRNPDDDEKPWCYIMKDNSLSWEYCDIPSCASRERRPPVPDNVDSYAVTRRPCGRRHKKRSFVRPRIIGGSSSLPGSHPWTAAIYIGESFCGGSLIQTCWVVSAAHCFANSPLKSTITVVLGQHIFNKTTDVTQTFEIEKYILHPQYSVFNPTEHDIALIKLKKNGQRCAVKSQFVQPICLPESDTVFPDQFKCQISGWGHKHENISGYSNVLQEALIPIIPEEKCRSPEIYGTEITENMFCAGYFDSKSDACQGDSGGPLACEKKEISYLYGVISWGDGCGRVNKPGVYTRVTNYVNWINEKIAPRKTLNS
- the HGFAC gene encoding hepatocyte growth factor activator isoform X2; its protein translation is MKVCAPFTLVLALTLSSDCAGMHYKSVAGRGSKHEFAHPQVFTEDGILCKFPFRYGGRFYHSCLSNLFSRKKWCSTTHNYDRDRRWGHCTSLPKDHSDHCANNPCQNGGTCSLSHSHRMYHCTCPEEFTGKDCQMKKCFDNSLYEFFDVGMSWSRVQQGAVEQCMCVDGQIECRSVEHKGCVYDPCMNGGECKMVTFSGKTVCDCKGNYAGKYCNIVPSHRCYVGNGTEYRGTAKTTISGHSCLPWDSDLLYEELHVNSTEKAVQLGLGPFSYCRNPDDDEKPWCYIMKDNSLSWEYCDIPSCASRERRPPVPDNVDSYAVTRRPCGRRHKKRSFVRPRIIGGSSSLPGSHPWTAAIYIGESFCGGSLIQTCWVVSAAHCFANSPLKSTITVVLGQHIFNKTTDVTQTFEIEKYILHPQYSVFNPTEHDIALIKLKKNGQRCAVKSQFVQPICLPESDTVFPDQFKCQISGWGHKHENISGYSNVLQEALIPIIPEEKCRSPEIYGTEITENMFCAGYFDSKSDACQVMLEILVDLWPVRKKKSLTSMELSAGEMAVGESTNLEYIHE